One stretch of Sphingobacteriales bacterium DNA includes these proteins:
- a CDS encoding alginate export family protein produces the protein MKQKVLIILGIIFLSIGFSYGQKDSIKVKFDLSVRYRFELWDGMNAKNYGDNSINAIGKLDDKLLYQRIIPGVTVDFTKKITAAAHLQDSRAFGWSLRNSEYPDLFKVKKAGTTTPYYKMNPGEEFFEIYDLFIEYRKILPNTTSKLGRQKIFYGDHHIFGPGDWGNTGRWTWDALKISWKKDKKTLDIFAGGTKIHDPEKLSLPFTQTEFWGGGIYGHFPIKKLLYFEPFYALKTQGSADYIKDQDIFRNWLGFRAVNPDSSALIWDFTLAKAFGNDNGKTIDAYGLFAKLGYQFHDLWAKPIISIRESYASGGKKTDSKIRTFEPAFGASDKYYGWMNIMQWSNLDDREFVLELFPVKKMWVEIKYNWFYIPVPDDVKVLNTMILQDGKHHLGDEFNTFIRWQAFKHWQFVAVFGYFWPKEIKNINNKPPENASWMALQLLFTI, from the coding sequence ATGAAACAAAAAGTCCTCATAATATTGGGTATTATCTTTTTGTCAATTGGATTTTCCTATGGGCAGAAAGACAGCATCAAGGTAAAATTTGACCTTTCGGTGCGATACCGCTTTGAGCTTTGGGATGGAATGAATGCTAAAAATTATGGGGATAATAGCATTAACGCTATTGGAAAACTGGATGATAAACTGCTGTATCAACGAATTATTCCAGGTGTTACTGTTGATTTTACGAAAAAAATAACGGCAGCAGCACATCTGCAGGATTCAAGGGCGTTCGGGTGGTCGCTGCGCAACAGCGAATATCCTGATTTATTCAAGGTTAAGAAAGCCGGAACCACAACACCTTATTACAAAATGAATCCCGGTGAAGAGTTCTTCGAAATTTATGATCTCTTCATAGAATACAGGAAAATACTGCCGAATACAACTTCTAAACTGGGCAGGCAAAAAATCTTTTATGGCGACCATCATATCTTCGGTCCTGGTGATTGGGGAAATACTGGCCGCTGGACATGGGATGCATTGAAAATCAGTTGGAAAAAAGATAAAAAAACGTTGGATATTTTTGCCGGAGGAACCAAAATTCATGACCCTGAAAAATTATCTCTGCCTTTTACCCAAACCGAGTTTTGGGGAGGTGGCATTTATGGCCATTTCCCCATAAAAAAATTGCTTTATTTCGAACCCTTTTATGCTCTTAAAACCCAGGGATCTGCCGATTATATCAAAGATCAGGATATTTTTAGGAATTGGCTGGGATTCAGAGCAGTTAACCCCGATTCAAGTGCACTGATTTGGGATTTTACCCTTGCAAAAGCGTTTGGTAATGATAACGGAAAAACAATAGATGCATACGGACTGTTTGCCAAGCTCGGTTATCAGTTCCATGATTTATGGGCAAAACCAATTATCAGTATCAGAGAATCTTACGCTTCAGGGGGAAAAAAAACGGATTCAAAAATCAGGACTTTTGAACCAGCCTTTGGTGCCAGTGATAAATACTACGGCTGGATGAATATTATGCAGTGGTCGAACCTGGACGACAGGGAATTTGTGCTTGAACTTTTTCCGGTTAAGAAAATGTGGGTGGAAATAAAGTATAACTGGTTTTATATTCCCGTACCCGATGATGTTAAAGTGCTTAATACAATGATTTTACAGGATGGGAAGCATCATCTGGGCGATGAGTTTAACACTTTTATCCGTTGGCAGGCTTTTAAACATTGGCAGTTTGTTGCAGTATTCGGCTATTTTTGGCCAAAAGAAATTAAAAATATTAACAATAAGCCTCCTGAAAATGCTTCATGGATGGCCTTACAGCTTTTATTCACAATTTAA
- the lgt gene encoding prolipoprotein diacylglyceryl transferase yields the protein MNLLYVIWNVEPEIFPHSRIHIRWYGLFFVVAFYLGYIIIERMMKKEGKDVKLLDNLTIYMLVATIVGARLGHCLIYEPDYYLKYPLQILKVWEGGLASHGAAVAILIAICLFSRKYKEFRFFWIIDRIVIVVALAGFWIRLGNLMNSEIIGKPTTLPWGFVFKKLEEFGITGPHHPSQLYEALSYLALFFVLFWYYLKKSRKPKEGVIFSVFLIALFTIRFLIEFLKENQVAYENNLVLNLGQLLSIPFILLGIGLLIYFNIKKNPAVQQETEKE from the coding sequence ATGAATCTGTTATATGTCATCTGGAATGTTGAGCCGGAAATTTTTCCTCATTCACGAATTCATATCCGTTGGTATGGTTTGTTTTTCGTGGTGGCTTTTTATCTGGGCTATATCATCATTGAAAGAATGATGAAAAAAGAGGGAAAAGATGTCAAATTGCTCGATAATCTGACTATTTATATGCTGGTTGCCACCATAGTAGGTGCCCGTCTTGGTCATTGTCTGATTTACGAGCCTGATTATTATTTAAAGTATCCTTTGCAAATACTGAAAGTTTGGGAAGGAGGGCTTGCCAGTCATGGAGCTGCTGTGGCCATTCTGATCGCCATTTGTCTTTTTTCAAGGAAATATAAAGAATTCAGATTTTTCTGGATAATAGACCGTATCGTCATAGTGGTGGCACTTGCCGGTTTCTGGATACGTTTAGGTAACCTGATGAACTCTGAAATTATTGGCAAACCGACCACACTTCCCTGGGGCTTTGTCTTTAAAAAGCTTGAAGAGTTTGGTATTACAGGTCCTCATCATCCTTCCCAGCTATATGAAGCTTTATCCTATCTGGCTTTATTTTTTGTACTCTTTTGGTACTACCTGAAAAAAAGCAGAAAACCTAAAGAAGGCGTGATTTTCAGTGTTTTTCTCATAGCACTTTTTACCATTCGTTTTCTGATTGAATTTCTGAAAGAAAACCAGGTAGCCTACGAGAACAATCTTGTCTTAAATCTGGGACAACTACTCAGCATCCCATTTATATTACTTGGTATTGGTCTTCTGATCTATTTTAACATCAAAAAAAATCCGGCAGTTCAGCAAGAGACTGAAAAAGAATAA
- a CDS encoding helix-turn-helix transcriptional regulator — MTQTKELTEDVVKIAEFAKAMSHPVRVYILKKLSGMNACCYSGDIAEELQIGRSGLSQHLKELKHAGLIQGHVKKPFIKYCINRENWAIAKTMFSDLFEQ, encoded by the coding sequence ATGACTCAAACTAAAGAATTAACGGAAGATGTTGTAAAGATTGCTGAGTTTGCCAAAGCCATGAGCCATCCTGTAAGGGTTTATATTCTGAAAAAACTTTCGGGAATGAATGCCTGCTGTTACAGTGGAGATATTGCCGAAGAACTTCAAATCGGGCGTAGCGGTCTTTCGCAACACCTCAAGGAGTTGAAACATGCCGGATTGATTCAGGGCCATGTTAAAAAACCTTTCATTAAATATTGCATTAACAGGGAAAACTGGGCGATAGCCAAAACCATGTTTTCTGATTTATTTGAACAATAA
- a CDS encoding helix-turn-helix transcriptional regulator: protein MAKKIEFSQDIVEIAKFAKAMSHPVRAYILKKLSEMDTCCYSGNLVEELPIGRSALSQHLKELKYAGLIQGETEPPYIKYCINRENFEKAYKLCHDFFGHE, encoded by the coding sequence ATGGCTAAAAAAATAGAATTTTCACAAGACATTGTTGAGATCGCAAAATTTGCGAAGGCAATGAGTCATCCGGTTAGAGCATACATATTGAAAAAATTATCTGAGATGGATACCTGTTGTTACAGTGGTAATCTGGTTGAAGAACTACCCATTGGCAGATCCGCATTGTCCCAACATTTAAAGGAACTGAAATATGCAGGTTTAATACAAGGTGAAACCGAGCCTCCTTATATCAAATATTGTATTAACAGGGAAAATTTTGAAAAGGCATACAAATTATGCCATGATTTCTTTGGTCATGAATAA
- a CDS encoding DUF4249 domain-containing protein: MKNISLFIVIVLIISNLHFSCTKVEDIVDFPIKDPKLTLNCYFHPDSVWAFSVSRSLSVIDNANLSMVTDATVKLYENNNLLATLTSAAADQRYYFYGSKPEPGNEYKIEISHPKYKSISAVETVPQAINFNVEKFKIVDSSTYYDYWLQKSVGTLKASVNIRLSDPKGEKNYYRFICYYYDSIYGGVINQVWLESENISVEKKYPNGLLFSDKYFDGNSYEMNFKFEDYSFFSGKTYYFVLESMNAARFNYEKSIYLYWDSEGNPFSEPVQVYNNIDNGYGIFAAFNSKLLKYYVK; encoded by the coding sequence AGTGGATTTTCCGATAAAAGACCCGAAACTCACCTTAAACTGCTATTTTCATCCCGATTCGGTGTGGGCTTTCAGTGTCAGCAGAAGCTTATCGGTCATTGACAATGCCAATCTCAGCATGGTTACCGATGCCACCGTTAAACTTTATGAAAACAATAACTTACTGGCAACCCTCACATCGGCAGCTGCCGACCAGAGATATTATTTTTACGGATCTAAGCCGGAACCCGGAAATGAATACAAAATTGAAATTTCTCATCCGAAATATAAATCCATCAGCGCAGTTGAAACCGTTCCTCAGGCCATTAATTTCAATGTTGAAAAATTCAAAATAGTCGATTCTTCTACTTACTACGATTACTGGCTTCAAAAAAGTGTCGGAACATTAAAAGCCTCTGTCAATATCAGGCTTTCTGACCCCAAAGGAGAAAAAAACTATTACAGGTTTATATGCTACTATTACGACAGTATTTATGGAGGTGTCATTAATCAGGTCTGGCTGGAAAGCGAAAACATTTCGGTCGAGAAAAAATATCCCAATGGCCTGCTTTTCAGCGATAAATACTTTGACGGGAACAGCTATGAAATGAATTTTAAGTTTGAAGATTATTCCTTTTTTTCCGGAAAAACATATTATTTCGTGCTTGAAAGCATGAATGCCGCCCGTTTTAATTATGAAAAATCAATTTATCTCTATTGGGATTCAGAGGGAAATCCATTTTCCGAACCTGTTCAGGTGTATAATAATATCGACAACGGCTACGGAATCTTTGCCGCATTCAACTCAAAGCTGCTGAAATATTACGTTAAGTAA
- a CDS encoding carboxymuconolactone decarboxylase family protein, with product MENRKSPMELLKEFAPEFAKNQMDAKALLFENEKYQAVPKKYKLLAGIAAAAVLNSDTCVRMWVKQAKEAGVTNQEITEAIMVARYMKQAVVNDTVANTLALLSEDKI from the coding sequence ATGGAAAACAGAAAATCACCCATGGAGCTATTAAAGGAATTTGCTCCTGAATTTGCAAAGAATCAAATGGATGCAAAAGCATTGCTGTTTGAAAATGAAAAATATCAGGCGGTTCCCAAAAAGTACAAATTGCTGGCAGGAATTGCTGCTGCAGCCGTTTTAAACTCGGATACCTGTGTGAGAATGTGGGTAAAGCAGGCAAAAGAGGCAGGCGTTACCAACCAGGAAATTACTGAAGCCATCATGGTAGCACGTTATATGAAGCAGGCTGTGGTAAACGATACTGTGGCAAATACATTAGCTTTACTTTCCGAAGACAAAATCTGA
- a CDS encoding thioredoxin family protein codes for MHEIKVPGTGCVNCIKLEKLCNEVVAENKWAADIEKISSYEEFEKYGIWLTPGLVVNGKVLVQGKIPTKSTLYHWLKNAIE; via the coding sequence ATGCATGAAATAAAAGTCCCGGGAACCGGCTGTGTCAACTGTATTAAACTCGAAAAGTTATGCAATGAAGTGGTAGCTGAAAACAAATGGGCGGCTGACATCGAAAAAATCAGTTCCTATGAAGAATTTGAAAAATATGGTATCTGGTTGACTCCGGGCCTGGTGGTGAACGGTAAAGTCCTTGTTCAGGGTAAAATACCAACAAAATCAACATTATATCATTGGCTTAAAAATGCAATAGAATGA
- a CDS encoding formylmethanofuran dehydrogenase, with the protein MKNSNIQIPDWAFEFHGHHCPFMPIGFRMGSLALKKLGVERSFDHEMHIFSEMGVGHPQTCMQDGLMIATGATFGKSMIDKLFYGKIAATFWYPGIKGAVRIYLKNEFQDNLAPHEFFKYRKQGIEPSQIPDEVCWDIINIVLNASDEELFEVKTLPEFTYKPVKGSFAKAKCEVCGEYVFERYLRVKDGKHVCIPCSGHEPDEKVFYYPVIK; encoded by the coding sequence ATGAAAAATTCAAACATTCAAATTCCGGATTGGGCATTCGAATTTCATGGGCATCATTGTCCATTTATGCCCATTGGTTTCCGCATGGGAAGCCTCGCTTTGAAAAAGTTAGGCGTGGAACGTAGTTTCGACCATGAAATGCACATTTTTTCAGAAATGGGTGTTGGTCATCCGCAAACCTGCATGCAGGACGGATTGATGATAGCTACCGGAGCCACTTTTGGCAAAAGCATGATAGATAAACTTTTTTATGGAAAAATTGCAGCCACTTTCTGGTACCCCGGAATAAAGGGTGCCGTAAGAATCTATCTGAAAAATGAATTTCAGGATAACCTGGCACCCCATGAGTTCTTTAAATATCGCAAACAAGGCATTGAACCATCGCAAATTCCCGATGAGGTTTGTTGGGATATAATTAACATAGTTCTTAACGCTTCAGATGAGGAGTTGTTTGAAGTTAAAACACTTCCCGAATTCACCTATAAACCTGTGAAAGGCTCTTTTGCAAAAGCAAAATGTGAAGTTTGCGGGGAATATGTGTTTGAACGCTATTTGAGAGTGAAAGATGGAAAACATGTGTGCATTCCCTGTTCCGGCCATGAGCCTGACGAAAAAGTATTTTATTATCCCGTAATAAAATAA